The following are from one region of the Biomphalaria glabrata chromosome 12, xgBioGlab47.1, whole genome shotgun sequence genome:
- the LOC129922117 gene encoding uncharacterized protein LOC129922117 gives MTKGWSEEKLSGQQKRMDQPLLRTAADLEVERFGVVLIAYNLAAPSYNLAAPSYNLAAPSYNLAAPSYNLAAPSYNLAAPSYNLAAPSYNLAAPSYNLAAPSYNLAAPSYNLAAPSYNLAAPSYNLAAPSYNLAAPSYNLAAPSYNLAAPSYNLAAPSYNLAAPSYNLAAPSYNLAAPSYNLTAPSYNLTAPSYNLAAPSYNQSKMSAPFFYP, from the exons ATGACGAAAGGGTGGTCCGAAGAAAAATTGTCTGGACAACAGAaaagaatggaccagcctctgctaagaacagctgctgacctggAAGTGGAGAGATTTG GTGTTGTGTTGATTGCTTACAACCTGGCCGCTCCCTCCTACAACCTGGCCGCTCCCTCCTACAACCTGGCCGCTCCCTCCTACAACCTGGCCGCTCCCTCCTACAACCTGGCCGCTCCCTCCTACAACCTGGCCGCTCCCTCCTACAACCTGGCCGCTCCCTCCTACAACCTGGCCGCTCCCTCCTACAACCTGGCCGCTCCCTCCTACAACCTGGCCGCTCCCTCCTACAACCTGGCCGCTCCCTCCTACAACCTGGCCGCTCCCTCCTACAACCTGGCCGCTCCCTCCTACAACCTGGCCGCTCCCTCCTACAACCTGGCCGCTCCCTCCTACAACCTGGCCGCTCCCTCCTACAACCTGGCCGCTCCCTCCTACAACCTGGCCGCTCCCTCCTACAACCTGGCCGCTCCCTCCTACAACCTGGCCGCTCCCTCCTACAACCTGACCGCTCCCTCCTACAACCTGACCGCTCCCTCCTACAACCTGGCCGCTCCCTCCTACAACCAATCCAAAATGTCTGCACCTTTCTTCTACCCCTAA